The following are from one region of the Prionailurus bengalensis isolate Pbe53 chromosome A2, Fcat_Pben_1.1_paternal_pri, whole genome shotgun sequence genome:
- the ANGPTL4 gene encoding angiopoietin-related protein 4: protein MRCAPTASAALVLCAATAGLLSAQGRAAPAEPPEPPRFASWDEVNVLAHGLLQLGHGLREHVERTQGRLGALERRLRACGAACKESGASAAPPRAPESVGPSSEAAPETLGSLQTQLKTQNGRIEQLFHKVAQQQRHLEKQHLKIQNLQSQVSLLAPMHLGHRMAKPGRKKRLPKMAQLVGPAHNISRLHRLPRDCQELYEEGERQSGLFQIQPQGSPPFLVNCKMTSDGGWTVIQRRQDGSVDFNQPWEAYKAGFGDPQGEFWLGLEKVHRITGDRGSRLAVQLQDWEGNAESLQFPVYLGGEDTAYSLQLTAPVASELGATTVAPNGLSLPFSTWDQDHDLRGDKNCAKSLSGGWWFGTCGHSNLNGQYFRSIPHQRQQRKKGIFWKTWRGRYYPLQATTMLIQPTAAEAAS from the exons ATGCGCTGTGCGCCGACGGCCTCGGCAGCCTTGGTGCTGTGCGCCGCCACCGCCGGGCTGCTGAGCGCGCAGGGCCGCGCGGCGCCCGCCGAGCCTCCCGAGCCGCCGCGCTTCGCGTCCTGGGACGAGGTGAACGTGCTGGCGCACGGGCTCCTGCAGCTGGGCCACGGGCTGCGCGAGCACGTGGAGCGCACCCAGGGGCGGCTGGGCGCGCTGGAGCGGCGTCTGCGCGCGTGCGGGGCGGCCTGCAAGGAGTCCGGGGCGTCCGCCGCGCCCCCGCGCGCGCCCGAGAGTGTGGGCCCCAGTAGCGAGGCTGCCCCCGAGACCCTCGGCAGCCTGCAG ACTCAGCTCAAGACCCAGAACGGCAGGATTGAGCAACTCTTCCACAAGGTGGCCCAGCAGCAGCGGCACCTGGAGAAGCAGCACCTGAAAATCCAGAATCTGCAGAGCCAG GTGAGCCTCCTGGCCCCCATGCACCTGGGCCACAGGATGGCCAAGCCTGGCAGGAAGAAGAGGCTACCCAAAATGGCACAGCTCGTTGGCCCTGCTCACAATATCAGCCGCCTGCACA GGCTGCCCAGGGACTGCCAAGAGCTGTATGAAGAGGGAGAGCGGCAAAGTGGACTGTTCCAGATCCAGCCCCAGGGGTCCCCACCCTTCCTGGTTAACTGCAAGATGACCTCAG ATGGAGGCTGGACTGTAATTCAGAGGCGCCAGGATGGCTCCGTGGACTTTAACCAGCCCTGGGAAGCTTACAAGGCTGGCTTCGGAGACCCCCAAG GTGAGTTCTGGCTGGGCCTGGAGAAGGTTCACCGCATCACGGGGGACCGCGGCAGCCGCCTGGCTGTGCAGTTGCAGGACTGGGAGGGCAATGCTGAGTCTCTGCAGTTCCCCGTCTATCTGGGTGGTGAGGACACAGCCTACAGCCTGCAGCTCACAGCTCCCGTGGCCAGTGAACTGGGTGCTACCACTGTGGCACCCAatggcctctccctgcccttctccacttGGGATCAAGACCACGACCTCCGTGGGGACAAGAACTGTGCCAAGAGCCTCTCCG GTGGCTGGTGGTTTGGCACCTGTGGCCATTCCAACCTTAACGGACAGTACTTCCGTTCCATCCCACACCAGCGGCAGCAGCGTAAGAAGGGCATCTTCTGGAAGACCTGGAGGGGCCGCTACTACCCGCTGCAGGCCACCACGATGCTGATCCAGCCGACAGCGGCTGAAGCAGCCTCCTAG